From Xiphophorus maculatus strain JP 163 A chromosome 12, X_maculatus-5.0-male, whole genome shotgun sequence, the proteins below share one genomic window:
- the srrd gene encoding SRR1-like protein isoform X1, translating into MSSDSAEEWQVVRRGKGASRKFRSHQQIPSVCLQEQLDVEKLVRRIRDTVSDLRAEEIWQQWKNQLLVSTSLSRPSDSIKTGGQQDKDTEATARQQLECVCYGLGSFSSCVSARYQLAMLLLLLDAGHIPLKDCSLYDPAFSVAEKDILRELGLTVLTENEEGKRLATKPTLFYLMHCGKALYNNLLWQNWNPHCLSLVTIIGNCFSGIRERTFERELKRDYSYINKAVDLCEERLLPCPSRLIDVFSDTAIITFPSDRLNKLPSSTWTDSPEPQYQHCSDLEIILKQTSVLDSRETSLS; encoded by the exons ATGTCGTCGGATTCTGCAGAAGAGTGGCAGGTAGTAAGACGGGGAAAAGGTGCATCAAGGAAATTTCGATCTCACCAACAAATCCCCTCTGTATGTCTTCAGGAGCAGCTGGATGTTGAGAAACTTGTCAGACGGATCAGAGACACAGT GTCTGACCTGAGAGCTGAAGAGATTTGGCAACAGTGGAAAA ATCAGCTTCTAGTTTCAACATCCCTATCAAGACCTTCAGACAGTATAAAGACTGGAGGCCAGCAGGACAAGGACACCGAGGCGACAGCACGCCAGCAGCTGGAGTGTGTGTGCTATGGCCTCGGCTCCTTTTCTTCATGTGTCTCAGCCCGCTACCAGCTTGCCATGTTGCTGCTGCTACTGGATGCAGGACAT ATTCCCTTGAAGGATTGCTCTCTTTATGATCCTGCATTCTCTGTCGCAGAAAAGGACATTTTAAGAGAGCTGGGTTTGACTGTGCTCACAGAAAATGAG GAGGGGAAGCGTCTGGCCACTAAGCCCACCTTATTTTATCTAATGCACTGTGGAAAAGCTCTTTACAACAACCTGCTGTGGCAGAACTGGAACCCACACTGTTTGTCTCTGGTTACGATCATTGGAAACTGCTTCAGCGGCATCAGAGAGAG GACTTTCGAGAGGGAATTGAAGCGGGATTACAGCTACATCAACAAAGCTGTGGATTTGTGTGAAGAGAGACTTCTGCCTTGTCCTTCCCGTCTGATAGACGTCTTCAGTGATACAGCAATTATCACTTTTCCTTCAGACCGACTAAACAAACTCCCCTCATCTACTTGGACTGACTCACCTGAACCACAATACCAACATTGCTCAGATTTAGAAATTATACTGAAACAAACATCTGTCTTAGACTCGCGAGAGACAAGTCTTAGCTAA
- the tfip11 gene encoding tuftelin-interacting protein 11, translated as MSMSHLYGRREEEEEGVEIESFEVTDWDLANEFNPERRRFRQTKEQATYGIWADRDSDEDERPSFGGKRSKDYTTPVSFVSAGVRKTAAEEKQQQQEGGSDDSDDDSPPAPPPPRATAPKKLQMGTFGGNQSQRFAGGIQSGKGIGSWEKHTKGIGQKLLQKMGYQPGKGLGKNAQGIVNPIEAKVRKGKGAVGAYGNERTQQSLQDFPVVDSEEEEEKEFKKELGQWRKDPAGTVGKKKPKYSYKTADELKAKGKMAYRGTPASAGELAQVKVIDMTGREQKVYYSYSQISNKHSVPDEAPPSLATRDQKESGFALPELEHNLQLLIDLTEQDILQSARRLQHEKDVVVSLSHESRALQSRLDTEQDAIKRMETVLALVERFPTEETAPGEGPTLQECARMFETLQTDYYEEYKTMGLGDLAVAVVHPLLKEKLSSWDPLKDSSYCLEDIGQWRAILESQDMHSSGPHSNMDPYHRLLWEVWIPVMRSCVSNWQPRLVGPMVDCLDLWAPLLPPWILDQLLEQMILPRLQREVDNWNPLTDTVPIHSWIHPWLPLLQARLEPLYPPIRSKLSNALQRWHPSDASARLILQPWKNVFTAGAWEAFMVKNIIPKLALCLEELVINPHQQQMDPFHWVMDWEGMLSPSSLVSLLDKNFFPKWLQVLCSWLSNSPNYEEITKWYLGWKSMYSDVLLAQPLIKEKFNEALDIMNRAVSSGGYMQPGARENIAYLTQTERRKDFQYEALQERRDAESVAHRGISTGVPTNFKDLIQTKAEENNIVFMPLVGKRHEGKQLYTFGRIVIFIDRGVVFVQGEKTWVPTSLQSLIDMAK; from the exons ATGTCCATGTCTCACCTTTACGGgcggagggaggaggaggaggaaggtgtgGAGATAGAGAGCTTTGAGGTGACAGACTGGGATCTGGCCAATGAATTCAACCCGGAGCGTCGCAGGTTCAGACAGACCAAGGAGCAGGCCACCTATGGGATCTGGGCTGACAGGGATTCAGATGAGGATGAGAGACCTAGCTTCGGTGGCAAGAG gtcTAAAGACTACACTACTCCAGTGAGCTTTGTGAGTGCTGGTGTGCGTAAGACTGCAGCTgaggagaaacagcagcaacaagaaGGAGGTTCTGATGACTCTGATGATGATTCCCCTCCAGCACCACCTCCTCCACGTGCGACGGCTCCCAAAAAACTTCAGATG GGTACTTTTGGTGGGAATCAGTCCCAGAGGTTTGCAGGTGGCATACAGTCTGGTAAAGGCATTGGAAGCTGGGAGAAGCACACCAAGGGAATTGGACAGAAGCTTCTGCAGAAAATGGGTTACCAGCCAGGAAAAGGTTTGGGCAAGAATGCTCAAG GTATCGTGAATCCCATTGAGGCTAAAGTTCGTAAGGGAAAAGGAGCAGTCGGTGCTTATGGCAATGAACGAACTCAGCAGAGTCTTCAGGACTTCCCCGTTGTTGactctgaggaagaggaggaaaag gaatTTAAGAAAGAGTTAGGCCAGTGGCGTAAGGATCCGGCTGGGACTGTGGGAAAGAAGAAACCAAAGTACTCCTACAAAACCGCAGATGAGCTAAAAGCTAAAGGTAAAATGGCTTATCGGGGCACACCGGCATCTGCAGGAGAGCTGGCACAAGTCAAG GTCATAGATATGACTGGCCGAGAGCAGAAGGTTTACTACAGCTACAGCCAGATATCCAACAAACACAGCGTTCCAGATGAAGCCCCACCAAGCCTGGCCACCCGCGATCAGAAAGAATCTGGCTTTGCTCTCCCTGAGCTCGAGCACAACCTGCAGCTTCTGATAGACCTCACAGAGCAGGACATTTTACAG TCCGCCAGGCGTTTGCAGCATGAAAAAGACGTGGTTGTTTCTCTGAGCCACGAATCTCGAGCCTTGCAGAGCCGACTGGACACAGAGCAGGATGCCATTAAAAGAATGGAGACTGTGTTGGCCTTGGTGGAGCGATTTCCTACGGAGGAGACGGCGCCGGGCGAGGGGCCAACCCTGCAG GAGTGTGCCCGTATGTTTGAGACCCTGCAGACTGATTATTATGAAGAGTACAAGACAATGGGACTGGGGGACCTGGCTGTCGCTGTTGTACACCCGTTACTCAAAGAGAAACTCTCCTCCTGGGACCCTCTCAAG GACAGCTCATACTGTCTGGAAGATATTGGTCAATGGAGAGCAATCCTCGAGTCCCAAGATATGCACTCCAGCGGTCCACATTCAAACATGGATCCATACCACAG ACTGTTATGGGAGGTGTGGATCCCAGTGATGCGCTCCTGTGTGTCCAACTGGCAGCCTCGACTAGTTGGGCCAATGGTGGACTGTTTGGATTTGTGGGCCCCACTTCTCCCCCCGTGGATCCTGGATCAGCTGCTGGAGCAGATGATCTTACCCCGACTGCAGCGAGAG GTGGATAACTGGAACCCTTTGACCGACACCGTCCCGATTCACTCCTGGATCCACCCTTGGCTGCCTCTGCTCCAAGCCCGCCTGGAGCCTCTTTACCCTCCTATCAGGAGCAAACTGTCCAACGCTTTGCAACGGTGGCATCCAAGCGACGCCTCAGCCCGCCTTATCCTGCAGCCATGGAAGAATGTGTTCACAGCAGGAGCATGGGAGGCCTTTATGGTGAAAAACATCATCCCTAAACTAG CCTTGTGTCTGGAAGAGCTGGTTATCAACCCTCACCAGCAGCAGATGGACCCATTTCACTGGGTGATGGACTGGGAAGGCATGCTGTCCCCCTCCAGCCTGGTCTCGCTTTtggataaaaacttttttcccaAATGGTTGCAG GTGCTGTGTTCGTGGCTGAGCAACAGTCCAAACTATGAGGAAATTACTAAGTGGTACCTCGGCTGGAAAAGCATGTACAGCGACGTCTTGTTGGCGCAGCCACTAATTAAAGAGAAATTCAACGAAGCTTTGGACATCATGAACCGAGCAGTGTCTTCAG GGGGATACATGCAACCAGGAGCAAGAGAGAACATTGCATATCTCACACAGACAGAAAGACGGAAGGACTTCCAATACGAAGCGCTGCAGGAGCGCAGGGATGCTGAGAGTGTGGCTCATAGAGGCATCAGTACTGGTGTGCCAACAAACTTTAAAGATCTCATTCAGACCAAAGCAGAGGAGAACAACATCGTCTTCATGCCCTTAGTGGGCAAACGGCACGAGGGGAAGCAGCTCTACACATTTGGACGTATTGTGATCTTCATAGACAGGGGGGTTGTGTTCGTGCAAGGGGAGAAGACTTGGGTTCCCACGTCTTTGCAGAGTCTCATAGATATGGCAAAGTGA
- the LOC102227609 gene encoding clustered mitochondria protein homolog yields MKDKVKKGGGRNQVKTDVISAASGDDAVDIKQDEGTAFPVKIQGAGVESFELQVNAFWLVQDAIMALLSRNEVCPRSNLSLALAGTTLDPHAELQSLKGLKAGALIRLVEEPYTSHSARVHLARVVELLRASGPHDALREGQSPSVLETLTHTPDSSLPNGKSLKRSLSNSKGESANQDGPPPEYLLPGSSERPLMALLPHSSQPEAPSYLKDLSLSCWHPPPGHRKLQGDFMYMTVVTIEGRHCDITSCPKGFFLNRSTHDMFDPRPAQSTPVCHCLTDLLCHVSPTFKQAFTTLKSRPPQPPVEAMPTPYHTLCWLGPPCASRLHKNTFSRLGVDEQAAAQAPDWNEELQAARDLSQGSLEERLQRDKVLLQVNSAFVRTAMQAAETVVDGFVEPVNGNPEDPAFLWSGLFMSQGATGPVFGGERGRRAAQRLELKCVQAYSDLEGLQGLHTLPTAIVDYRGVRLSAQGLAPGFESSEQDQKDSPASGGLLYGVNAGPQESRQRRQLLALLAQAAKSLFIQRHVVVAPKGHQVPLFTSLDAQGLLGADGRFYLLDVFRSFPVDVNFCPEEETQSQTAAGEEESSKSCKENEEQSNGNEKQGWPENYQSASGLPKRFPHSLCRLRPELVQAFIQHKHCQFTQRVKEKMDENGGFEECATACDSRATDAVRAACRDVGSVSDIIFEMRFNPNVFSPGIRFPPSESASTNLQEKLLREAAAFIITHQIPDFLQCCLHSNEAPMDGASLRQALHQRGINLRYLGHVVKAISQSEHKEQLRHIMRSTIGEIFTRSAKRVFNHFLQGVDVPSLSAAVSHFLSCLLVHHFTPSPVGEEAKKKSRRRGRGAGASESTPWSMLTGSELWNLVCQDAVETYDISDSLGSSPNHLVENYGLQKVSLLREFCLKTGVQLRLRDYVLENQNKAPFSPDDILNIFPVVKHIKMPTADASKAYRAAQTSIQKGLLDQAYEQLKEAAYLYGRVCDDLDPEACNCNSLLAKVTFLQGKAAEARSVQLKTVVISERVLGFDHPNTIQQYALLAVYAYAGGETTLAQKCLLRARLLMLTVHGEDHPHTATLDSCLGLVLTEDQTGQFLKNALKLNTSFFGPTDLNTALSHHLLAQWMCSKGDYRSAMTHEKEALSAFTALFGEDHPQTSCSKEFLGTITKQAVKVERTLRQTGSESAEQTVECLSPTSETVLEQMVLVTGIRRITRSDRFQEYKQKHLERKAAAAKELGFKLPIWPVNSHLVSREDESLNKENGKEAGDKGTEAEIKDAESQQENMSTDSGAGVLANGHMVEPAERSKHGEKADVATNGEVADGEAQTVNEGEKQSASGGKNREINGDVKTIPSPSALGSKLSWADIVSKSSNGTGGKAVNGVTANGATEE; encoded by the exons ATGAAGGACAAAGTgaagaaaggaggaggaagaaatcAAGTCAAAACTG ATGTAATCAGTGCAGCCAGCGGAGATGATGCTGTTGATATCAAACAAGATGAGGGCACAGCGTTTCCTGTGAAGATCCAAGGAGCAGGAGTTGAGTCGTTTGAACTGCAG GTTAACGCATTTTGGCTCGTTCAAGATGCAATAATGGCCTTGCTGTCAAGGAATGAGGTGTGTCCACGTTCGAACTTGTCTCTAGCTCTGGCTGGAACAACATTGGATCCTCATGCTGAGCTGCAAAGCCTTAAGGGCCTTAAAGCAGGAGCTCTCATTCGCCTGGTGGAAG AGCCTTATACCTCCCACTCCGCCAGAGTCCACTTGGCTCGGGTTGTGGAGTTGCTGAGAGCGTCCGGACCTCACGATGCACTCAGAGAAGGACAATCACCAAGCGTACTAgagacactcacacacacacctg ACTCGAGCCTACCAAATGGAAAGAGCCTGAAGCGCTCGTTAAGCAATTCAAAGGGAGAATCAGCCAACCAGGATGGACCCCCACCTGAGTACCTCTTGCCTGGCTCCTCAGAAAGACCCCTTATGGCTCTGCTGCCACACAGTTCTCAACCAGAG GCTCCCAGTTACCTGAAGGACTTGTCCCTCAGCTGCTGGCACCCCCCACCAGGACACAGGAAGCTGCAGGGAGACTTCATGTACATGACAGTGGTGACAATAGAGGGTCGGCATTGTGATATCACATCCTGTCCCAAAGGTTTCTTCCTGAACAG GTCTACCCACGATATGTTTGACCCTCGTCCTGCACAGTCTACTCCAGTCTGTCACTGTCTCACCGACTTGCTGTGTCATGTCAGTCCTACTTTCAAACAAGCCTTTACCACTCTCAAAAGCAG GCCACCACAGCCACCAGTAGAGGCAATGCCCACTCCTTACCACACGCTGTGCTGGCTCGGACCTCCCTGCGCCTCTCGTCTCCACAAGAACACCTTCAGTAGATTGGGGGTGGATGAGCAGGCGGCAGCACAG GCTCCAGACTGGAATGAGGAGTTACAAGCAGCCAGAGATCTTTCCCAGGGGAGTCTGGAAGAAAGGCTGCAGAGAGACAAAGTTTTGCTACAG GTTAACAGTGCTTTCGTAAGGACTGCTATGCAGGCAGCTGAGACGGTTGTAGATGGCTTTGTTGAGCCGGTAAATGGAAACCCGGAGGACCCAGCATTCCTTTGGAGTGGCCTGTTCATGAGTCAAGGGGCCACAGGTCCAGTGTTTGGTGGTGAGAGGGGTCGCAG GGCAGCTCAGAGGTTGGAGCTTAAATGTGTGCAGGCTTACAGTGACTTAGAGGGGCTGCAGGGGCTGCATACTTTACCCACAGCCATCGTGGACTACAGAGGAGTGCGTCTGTCAGCCCAGGGTCTGGCCCCTGGGTTTGAAAGCTCAGAGCAGGACCAAAAAGATTCTCCTGCCTCAGG AGGTTTGCTTTATGGGGTTAACGCAGGGCCCCAAGAATCCCGTCAACGTAGACAGCTGCTAGCTTTATTGGCTCAAGCCGCCAAAAGTCTGTTCATCCAGAGACATGTTGTTGTGGCCCCCAAGGGTCACCAGGTACCTCTGTTCACCTCCCTGGATGCTCAGGGCCTGCTGGGGGCTGATGGGAGGTTCTACCTGCTAGACGTATTCAGAAGCTTCCCAGTTGATGTCAACTTCTGTCCAGAGGAGGAAACACAAAGTCAGACAGCTGCTGGGGAGGAAGAGAGCAGCAAAAGCTGTAAAGAGAATGAGGAGCAGAGCAACGGGAACGAGAAACAAGGTTGGCCAGAGAATTATCAGAGCGCCTCTGGGCTTCCAAAGAGGTTTCCTCACAGTCTCTGTAGGCTGAGGCCAGAGCTGGTGCAGGCTTTCATTCAGCACAA acattGTCAGTTTACCCAACGTGTGAAGGAGAAGATGGATGAAAATGGAGGATTTGAAGAATGTGCAACAGCTT GTGACTCTCGAGCGACTGATGCCGTACGAGCTGCATGCAGAGACGTGGGCTCCGTTAGTGACATCATCTTTGAGATGCGCTTTAACCcaaatgttttctctccag GAATACGTTTTCCTCCCTCTGAGAGTGCATCAACAAACCTGCAGGAGAAGTTGCtgagagaagctgcagctttcaTTATCACACACCAGATACCAGACTTT TTGCAGTGTTGCCTACACAGCAATGAGGCGCCGATGGACGGAGCATCTCTGAGACAGGCGCTACACCAGAGAGGCATCAACCTCCGCTACCTGGGGCACGTGGTGAAGGCTATTTCCCAGTCAGAACACAAGGAGCAACTCAGGCATATAATG AGATCAACAATAGGTGAAATTTTCACCCGCTCAGCAAAAAGAGTGTTCAACCATTTCCTACAG GGTGTGGACGTGCCAAGCCTGTCAGCAGCCGTCAGTCATTTCCTCAGTTGTCTTTTGGTTCATCACTTCACACCCTCTCCTGTCGGGGAAGAGGCTAAGAAAAAGTCACGGAGGCGTGGCCGTGGGGCCGGGGCCTCCGAGAGCACGCCCTGGAGCATGCTCACTGGATCTGAGCTGTGGAATCTGGTCTGCCAAGACGCTGTTGAAACATATGATATCTCTGACAGCCTTGG TTCAAGTCCGAATCACTTGGTGGAGAACTATGGGCTTCAAAAAGTCTCTTTGCTGAGAGAATTCTGTTTAAAGACCGGAGTGCAG CTGAGACTGAGAGACTACGTCCTCGAGAACCAGAACAAAGCGCCCTTCAGTCCTGACGACATCCTTAACATCTTTCCCGTCGTTAAACACATCAAAATGCCGACTGCTGATGCTTCAAAGGCATACCGAGCTGCACAGACTTCCATTCAGAAGG GTCTGCTAGATCAGGCCTACGAACAGCTGAAGGAAGCAGCTTACCTGTATGGCAGAGTGTGTGATGATCTGGACCCTGAGGCCTGTAACTGTAACAGCTTGTTGGCCAAAGTCACCTTCCTGCAGGGGAAAGCAGCTGAG GCTCGAAGTGTTCAGCTGAAGACAGTGGTCATTAGTGAGAGGGTGCTTGGCTTTGACCATCCAAACACTATACAGCAATAT GCACTCCTAGCCGTGTATGCGTATGCTGGAGGGGAGACGACCCTGGCTCAGAAATGTCTTCTCAGAGCTCGTCTGCTAATGTTGACAGTCCATGGAGAAGACCACCCGCACACCGCAACGCTAGAT AGTTGTCTTGGCCTGGTGCTGACAGAAGATCAAACAGGACAGTTCCTTAAGAATGCTCTAAAACTTAACACTTCATTTTTCGGCCCCACTGATCTGAATACCGCTCTTAG ccACCACCTGTTGGCCCAGTGGATGTGCAGTAAAGGAGACTACAGAAGTGCTATGACACATGAGAAAGAAGCCCTCTCTGCCTTTACAGCCTTG TTTGGAGAAGATCACCCACAGACGAGCTGCAGCAAGGAGTTCCTGGGGACCATCACCAAGCAGGCAGTCAAAGTAGAACGCACTCTcaggcagacaggaagtgagtctGCTGAGCAAACCGTTGAG TGTCTAAGCCCAACATCTGAAACTGTTCTGGAGCAGATGGTTCTGGTTACAGGGATCAGGAGGATTACACGCAg tGACAGGTTCCAGGAGTATAAGCAGAAACACCTGGAACGAAAGGCTGCAGCAGCAAAGGAACTGGGATTCAAGCTCCCAATCTGGCCTGTCAACTCACATCTTGTTAGCAGAGAAGATGAAAGCTTGAATAAAGAAAATGGGAAGGAAGCTGGTGACAAAGGAACCGAAGCAGAGATAAAAGACGCAGAGAGTCAACAGGAGAACATGTCTACCGACAGTGGTGCAGGTGTCTTAGCTAACGGTCATATGGTAGAGCCAGCTGAGCGAAGCAAACATGGAGAGAAAGCTGATGTGGCTACTAATGGAGAAGTTGCAGATGGTGAAGCCCAGACAGTGAATGAAGGTGAGAAGCAGTCAGCTTCAGGGGGGAAAAATAGGGAAATAAATGGAGATGTGAAAACAATTCCCAGCCCATCTGCCCTGGGTAGTAAACTAAGCTGGGCAGATATCGTTTCAAAATCTAGCAACGGAACAGGAGGCAAGGCAGTAAATGGAGTCACTGCTAATGGAGCAACTGAAgagtga
- the srrd gene encoding SRR1-like protein isoform X2 — MSSDSAEEWQEQLDVEKLVRRIRDTVSDLRAEEIWQQWKNQLLVSTSLSRPSDSIKTGGQQDKDTEATARQQLECVCYGLGSFSSCVSARYQLAMLLLLLDAGHIPLKDCSLYDPAFSVAEKDILRELGLTVLTENEEGKRLATKPTLFYLMHCGKALYNNLLWQNWNPHCLSLVTIIGNCFSGIRERTFERELKRDYSYINKAVDLCEERLLPCPSRLIDVFSDTAIITFPSDRLNKLPSSTWTDSPEPQYQHCSDLEIILKQTSVLDSRETSLS; from the exons ATGTCGTCGGATTCTGCAGAAGAGTGGCAG GAGCAGCTGGATGTTGAGAAACTTGTCAGACGGATCAGAGACACAGT GTCTGACCTGAGAGCTGAAGAGATTTGGCAACAGTGGAAAA ATCAGCTTCTAGTTTCAACATCCCTATCAAGACCTTCAGACAGTATAAAGACTGGAGGCCAGCAGGACAAGGACACCGAGGCGACAGCACGCCAGCAGCTGGAGTGTGTGTGCTATGGCCTCGGCTCCTTTTCTTCATGTGTCTCAGCCCGCTACCAGCTTGCCATGTTGCTGCTGCTACTGGATGCAGGACAT ATTCCCTTGAAGGATTGCTCTCTTTATGATCCTGCATTCTCTGTCGCAGAAAAGGACATTTTAAGAGAGCTGGGTTTGACTGTGCTCACAGAAAATGAG GAGGGGAAGCGTCTGGCCACTAAGCCCACCTTATTTTATCTAATGCACTGTGGAAAAGCTCTTTACAACAACCTGCTGTGGCAGAACTGGAACCCACACTGTTTGTCTCTGGTTACGATCATTGGAAACTGCTTCAGCGGCATCAGAGAGAG GACTTTCGAGAGGGAATTGAAGCGGGATTACAGCTACATCAACAAAGCTGTGGATTTGTGTGAAGAGAGACTTCTGCCTTGTCCTTCCCGTCTGATAGACGTCTTCAGTGATACAGCAATTATCACTTTTCCTTCAGACCGACTAAACAAACTCCCCTCATCTACTTGGACTGACTCACCTGAACCACAATACCAACATTGCTCAGATTTAGAAATTATACTGAAACAAACATCTGTCTTAGACTCGCGAGAGACAAGTCTTAGCTAA